ACCTTCGAGCACGCCTGCCCTTACTATGACGATTCTTACGGCGTGAATTCGGACAACATCGGCCCCTACGGCGACGCCATCGTCACCGAGCTCATCCCGGTCATCGAAAAGACATTCCGGGCGATCGGCGAGCCGTGGGCCCGGGTTCTCTCGGGCGGCTCGACCGGAGGCTGGATTTCTTTGGCGATGCAGGTCTTCTATCCGGACTTCTTCGGCGGGACATGGTCCTTCTTTCCCGATCCGGTCGACTTCCGCAAGTACCAGGTCGTCAATCTCTACGACGATAGGAACGCCTACTTCATCGAGCACGAATGGACGAGCGTGCCGCGCGGCGGCGAGCGTGACACGAGCGGCAACCTGGTCTACACGCAGGAACAGGAGAATCTCTACGAAGAGGCGATCGGTGACCGGTTCCGTTCCGGCGGCCAGTGGGCCGTCTGGAACGCGCTCTTCGCTCCCGTCGCCGCGGACGGATATCCGAAGCCCCTTTGGGATCCGGTCACCGGAACCATCGACCATGAGGCCGTCCAATGGGCCGGCGAGCGCTATGATCTCCGCCGGTACCTTGAGAAGAACTGGCCGACGATCGGGCCGAAGCTGGCCGGCAAGATTCGTGTCTACTGCGGCCGGATGGACAATTTCTACCTCAACGAGGCCTGCTACCTCCTTCAGGAGTCACTCGAAAAGCTGATCAATCCGCCCTATGGCGGGGAATTCCGCTACGGCGACCGGGGCGGCCACGGCTGGAGTCCCTTCAAGGGAGACGAGCTTCTTCGCGAGCTGGGCGCGCGGGTGGTGAAATCCGCCGCCGCCGGGAAGCCGGACTGGGTCTACTGATCGTTTTAAAGGGAAAAGAGATTCAACGCCCGGAGGTGGTCCGCCACTCGAACAAACCGGGGCGGATTTCGGCGGCGCGTAGGGCGGCGGCGACCTCGGGCGAGACCCTGTCGAGCCAAAGACCGAGCGAATCCCGTTTGGCCTGCGGGATCTCGACCATGGACAGAACCCGGGCCGCGATTTCGGTCTTGTCGAATCGGCGGTCGGCGCCCGCGGGGATCAGTCCTGCCGCGAGCGTCGCGTTCGGGTCAAGGATGCGGACGCTGCCTGTGCCCCGTTCGGTGAAAGCGGCGGCCCATAGATCGCGGGCGTATCCGTAATGGGTGCAAACCAATCCGGCCAGGAGGGGAGGCGGGGGCTGGGGAAGCCCGGCCATCGCCTCCTCCACATAAGCCGAGATCAGCAAGCCCGTGTCGCCTCCCTGCCAATCGCTCTCGATATAGGATTGCAGCTCGGGGCAGGCCTGCGTCTTGATGCGGTTGGCCGGAATTCCTGCCGCCAAAAGCCTCTGCCGGTGGCTGTCCTCGGCAATCGTCGTCTCCGTCCCGAATAATAACAGCGTCGCCTTCGGGTCCGCGGCCAGGGCTTGCCGGAACATCTCGACGCCGGGATCGACGATGCCGTGGATGGGAATCTTCGTCTCCCGGGCGAACGGCGTTTCGGGCAAAAGGACGGAGAGGGTGTTGCAGGCGACGAGGATGAGGTCGGGGCGGATCGTCTTTGCGAGGCTGCGCAGAGCCGCGTCGAAGGCGCGGATCTTATCCTCCCTCGCGGGCAGGCTGTTGTAGCCGCTGTCGTTCGAGAACAAGGCGTTGAAAAAGACGAGGTCGACGCGGCGATAGAGGCCCGCGGCCTTCAGCCGGGCCGCCGCCTCGGCCATCACGGACAGGCCGCCCAGGCCGGAATCCGTCACCGCCACTGTGATCGTATCGGGGATGATTCTTTCTTTTTGCGCCCCGCAGGCAAAAACGAGAAGGGCCGGCAAGACGAGTCCGATCAGCCCGAATCGGGTCCGGCGTCTCAACGGATTATTCAATAATGACCTTAAGCAATAGCGTTCTCGTAATTGAAATTGGGCCTTTGATCGCCCGTCTTTCGATGGTCGGATGATAGCCTTGCGCCGGAATCATGTCAACGCGGGCGGACCTGGTCTCTGTGGCCGCTCGGCGATTCACTCGCCTTGAGCCGGAGGATGTCCGCGATTTGCCTACGGCGAAATTGCCCCCTGGGCTTGTTTATTCGCTCTAATAGGAATATCTTACTGGTAGTATTGCAAATCCACGCACTTCCCCCGGGGGGAATCCATCGTGCCGAAGAAAAAAAGCTCTCATGTCACCGGTTCCAGCGGGAGCCCACGCTGTTTGCGCGAGATTTTTCGGGGAAAATAGAGACTGGAAGAGCCCGCCCCGAAAGGAAAAGCAGATGCCCCGAAATAGAACCATTATCCAATCTCCGGAATACTTAGAGAGCATCATCGATACCGTCCGTGAACCCTTGATCGTTCTGGATCAAGATTTGAGGGTCGTCACGGTCAGCCGTTCCTTCTATGACTTCTTCAAGGTCAAGCCCGAAGAGACCGTGGGGCAGCTGATTTACGACTTGGGCAACAAGCAGTGGGATATCCCCAGGCTGCGGGAGCTTCTGGAAACCATCTTGCCCCAAAAAGCAGCTTTCGATAACTACGAAGTGGAGCACGATTTTGCCGGCGTCGGCCGGCGCGTCATGCTTTTAAACGCCCGCCAGATTCAGCGAGTGTCGGGCAAAGAGCGGATCA
This genomic window from Candidatus Aminicenantes bacterium contains:
- a CDS encoding alpha/beta hydrolase-fold protein, with amino-acid sequence MAMKVRNTSVGLILAFVLAASSAAAVSFQPVAPPAGTIRFTISVDPAIRAEPVSGRLLLLFSRTEKFTPGMNGTPVFGLNVDDLRPGATVSLDDRAFGYPVRRLSQIPEGDYYVQAWLNVYTTFNRADGKTVKLHMDQGEGQNWRRSPGNLFSDPVKVRLGGGAPEPPPLALGHVIPPLSPYPDTAHLKHLKIQSRLLSEFWGRPMAIGANILLPKGYDEHPGVRYPVHYIQGHFPRGGVARFSEDPAGAGFKGWNADNLPRFIQVTFEHACPYYDDSYGVNSDNIGPYGDAIVTELIPVIEKTFRAIGEPWARVLSGGSTGGWISLAMQVFYPDFFGGTWSFFPDPVDFRKYQVVNLYDDRNAYFIEHEWTSVPRGGERDTSGNLVYTQEQENLYEEAIGDRFRSGGQWAVWNALFAPVAADGYPKPLWDPVTGTIDHEAVQWAGERYDLRRYLEKNWPTIGPKLAGKIRVYCGRMDNFYLNEACYLLQESLEKLINPPYGGEFRYGDRGGHGWSPFKGDELLRELGARVVKSAAAGKPDWVY